The Stigmatella aurantiaca DW4/3-1 genome contains the following window.
GCGGCGCTTCTGCTCCAGGGTTTCGAAGTTCTGCCAGTCCAACGACGGCAGGGATTCGGCGAAGCGCGCCAGGAGACAATCCAGGAAGCCCTCGGGCTGGCCGAACGCCTCATTCCAGCGGTGGGCGATGGCGCGCATGCCAGAGGCATAGGGGTTGGCGGGGTCCTCCTGATACGACGCCCAGGCGTCCACCTGGGCCTGGACGGGAGAACCCGGGGGGAGCACCGGGCTGCCCTTCAGGACGGTGTCCGCCCCTTCCAAGGCGTACAGCGGCTGCCAGACATAGGGAGGGACAGGCTCGCGGCAGGAGAGCAGCCGGGGGGCATGGGCAAGCTGGGCGAAGGCATTGGCGAGCAGTTGCTCGAACACGAACAGGTAGGCGCGCAGTTGGCGGACCTGGGCCACGCGCAGGGCGGGGGCATCCGGGGGCAGCGCATGGGGCTCCAGCCGGTAGCAGGGCGGCAGGGTGTCCTGGACCGGATCATACCGGCGCACGTCCGAGAAGCTCCCGCGCGCGGCGCTGTCCGCCCAGAGGCCGAGCACATCCGGGCCTGGGCCTCCACCAGGCGGCGGAGCCATCGCGGGCAATGGGGCCAGCGGGGCCATCGGCTTCCAGGAGGACCGGCCCTGGAGGACGGTGATGTCATTGCCCGGTGCGCACGGATCCCACTCGAACGCGCGGGGAGTGTCCTCGGCGCCCTGAATCTCCGGGAGCGGGAGCACCTCCAGGGCGACGAGTTCCTCGATCGCCTCGACCGACAGCAGCGCCTGCGCCACCAACTCGTGGAGCTGCTCCGGCGTCCGGGGCTCCCACAGGTCGGCGTCCTGGACAGACCCTCGGGACAGCAGCGGCCCTTCAAAGAGCGCCTCGGGGGGCGTGCTGGTTTCCGAGGGAGCGGGGTAGGGCTGAAAGACGATGGGCGGGGCGAGCGCGCGAGCGACGGCGTTCCGGGCTTCCAGCAGCACCTGCTCGGGGAGGGCGTCCTGACGCACACGAATGCAGAGGGTGAGGTGCACGGACTCGGGAGCGATGCACGTCACGGTGTCGAAGACGTCCCCGAGCGAGCGGTAGCGGCTCAGACACCGCCTGGCCGCGTCCACGAGGGTCGTCTGCCCATCCTCGAGCAGCAGTGAGGCCGGGAGCAGCCACACCCGCACATGCCCTGCCAGCAGCGCATCCGGCTGGGGGGTGAACCAGAGGTTGGCCAGCCCCGGGAGCTGATCCAGCACCACCTTGCGCAGGTCCAGCGGGGTGACGGGAGCGGAGGGGAAGATGCGCGGGGGCGTGAAGAGACAGGCGCCATCGAGGTCCACCCGCCCAAGCTCGTCCGCCATCAGGTCGGGAACGGGCATTCCGGCCCGGTAGCCGAGATCCGTCAGCCCGTACGCGAGCGCCTCCAGCAGGGTCACGCCCGGATCGTGCTCGTTGTAGTCGGTCCACTGCTGGCCGGCGAGCGCTTCGAGCGTCTTGAGCCCCTCGGCGACGAGCGCGTTCCAGTCCACGGCCTTGGAGTCGGGAGGGGGCATGGGGCTCACCCGAAGCTCAGGGCCTTGAGGTCATGCTGCCAGGCGCTGACCCGGAGCAGCCAGGGACTGTCTGGAGTGCCGGGCCACTTCCGGGTCTGCTCCGAGCCCAGGCTGCAAGAGAAGGAGAGGACGGAGGACACGTAGGGCCGGGCCTGGATGAAACGCAGCACCTCCTGGCTGTTGGTGGGCCAGGCCAGACCGCGAGCCTCGTCCGGGCGGAAGATCCACGGCGAGAGGAAGGCCCTCAGCTCCGCATTGAGCCGCTGGGAGACGCCGAGGGGATCCTGCTTCGCGGCGGCCTTGACGGTGCAGTGGACCGTCACCGTCTCGTACAGCGGGTTGGCCACCTGCACGTCCGCCGTGGCCGGGGCGCGCGCCGCGAGAAACGCGCGGATCTCCTCCAGGCGGCTGGCTTCGATGCGGGGGGGATAGGCGGCGGCGGTGAGGGCGGCCGGGGTGTAGACGCGGGGGCTGACGAGCATCAGCACGGAGCGTGCGCGGGAGCGCTGGAAGCGGCCCGCCGAGACGCTCACCCCAGGCTGGCAGCGGGCGGAGAACACCCAGGGAAACGCCTCCAGCACGAGCCGCTCATAGTCCCAGGGCGTCACCGCGCGGGCTTTGTGCCGGCAGCGCTCGCTCACGCGGGTGTAGAGCGCCGCGGTGTCCTCGCCGCGCCGGCCTCCCTGGGAGGGCAGCGGCTGGAGCACCCCGGCGATGGAGGCGTTGGCCTCCCCGAGCGCCGTGAGGGCGCCCGGCGGCAAGGGCACGTCATACGCGGGGTCCCCGAGTGGATTGAGCACGCGCTCGCACCAGGCGGCCTGGGTGAGCAGAGCCTGGGTCGCCGGGTGGTTCCCGGGAGCGAGGGTCTGCCCACGGACCCAGACGAGCCCTGGGGGCTGACCGTTCCAGGGGCTCGCGTCCTCCGGCAGGAGGAACTGGACGAGGCCTGGCTGCCGCAGCCCATTCGTCGCATCGGACACCACGCCGCGCACGGGCTCCTCGCTGATCGGGCCTGAAGTCTCTGACTCCGTCGGCGCGAGGCGCACCCACCCATCGGGGGCGAAATAGGACCAGGTGACGGTGTCCGGAGCGGGATCCGACATGGCCGTCTCCGCCGAATCCTGGAGCACGAAGAGGCAGGAGACGGGGCTCAGCGGCTGAACACCGCTCAGGCCCAGCAAGAGGGTCCCCCCCGCGGGCAGGGCGGGCAGCACGGTCACCTCGGAGGCCTCGACCCGCTCCCGGCCCAAGGAAGAGACGCGCTGCGTGCCCAGGGGACCCAGATGGAAGAACGCGCCGGTTTCCGGCTGGAGCGGATCCAGTACCCCCTGGGCTTGATAGTCCAGGGACACGTCCTCGAGCATGGGCGTGAAGGGGAGGTTGAGCGCCATGGGGAGGGACCGGGGTTCGTCCTCCTCCGGCTGGCCCTCTTTCGGCATGAGCTGCTGCGCGTGGTAGAGGGCCAGGGCGACCGCGGCCTGGGGATAGAGGGACTGGCCAAAGCCATACGTGGGCGAGGCGAGGCGCACGCGCAGGACGCCGGAGTCCGGCAGGGTCCCCAGGTCGATCGACGGGGGGAGGGAGGGCACGGGGACGCTCAGCGTCTGACCGGCGGGCGCGGTGAGGATCCAGGTCGTCTCCGGACAGACGGCGGCGCTTCCCTTCGAGAGGAAGAGGCTCACCAGGGGCGGATGGCCCTGGGCATCCGGAGCAGGCACGAGGCTGACGCAGGAGGGGAGCTGAACATCCTGGACGGGGGCGCGCCCTTCGTTGAGCGGGGCCGGGCCGTCCGTCTGGAAGCACCGCCACTGGCCGCCCCGCCGGTAGTCGATCTGCACCTGGAAGGTGTCATTCGTGTACACGTCCGAGGCGTCGAGGTCCGGGCTGTCCGCGAGGGCGAGCTGGTAA
Protein-coding sequences here:
- a CDS encoding baseplate J/gp47 family protein; the protein is MSQDTDREGTAQSERLSPLLLTAPPPVDGLPREALLAFSAQFAELLKYYNFDNQEEGSFAPFFEADVQVALAQAASFRPGLMLPRLRRQAARLALTREVGTPEPGLKAYAGLLVPVLATIDGWWRKLPANAPVSFRHELEQTIRLKLAPVLAALLAAAPELQPRVASFDPGVWQAGPAGSGWQESPAAALEAVEAGLTRLAALARQALEAISLQPQNQAPQVALFQAFLQLLEYPRQQVNAFPVRQLRFFYEEVLRQRPRPPVPDRALVSFVLAPDASATFLPAGTPLSAGKDALGQDRVYTLGADTQVNAAAVARVAVLYVRTPQDGEPPGQETFFSTFDPAPPSPDGFPSPPQGFPTFGSDSLAPAEVGFALSSPLLELAGGERDITLEFTLAPTPQPLSAQPLFFQVQLSGLTGWIDCGVLQAEWADGMFRLPFSLDASQPAVVAAQSSVLGPDVPDGPPLLRARLDQTQTSLAGSGLSQAVLSQVAVSVSVRGLRAVSLANSTGPLVAGKPFPPLGYAPPLGTSFLMGSRELFLKPLHSLSLHLKWASLPVPVKPLKPAPDQQVSAQVEEDWCTRYYDGYQLALADSPDLDASDVYTNDTFQVQIDYRRGGQWRCFQTDGPAPLNEGRAPVQDVQLPSCVSLVPAPDAQGHPPLVSLFLSKGSAAVCPETTWILTAPAGQTLSVPVPSLPPSIDLGTLPDSGVLRVRLASPTYGFGQSLYPQAAVALALYHAQQLMPKEGQPEEDEPRSLPMALNLPFTPMLEDVSLDYQAQGVLDPLQPETGAFFHLGPLGTQRVSSLGRERVEASEVTVLPALPAGGTLLLGLSGVQPLSPVSCLFVLQDSAETAMSDPAPDTVTWSYFAPDGWVRLAPTESETSGPISEEPVRGVVSDATNGLRQPGLVQFLLPEDASPWNGQPPGLVWVRGQTLAPGNHPATQALLTQAAWCERVLNPLGDPAYDVPLPPGALTALGEANASIAGVLQPLPSQGGRRGEDTAALYTRVSERCRHKARAVTPWDYERLVLEAFPWVFSARCQPGVSVSAGRFQRSRARSVLMLVSPRVYTPAALTAAAYPPRIEASRLEEIRAFLAARAPATADVQVANPLYETVTVHCTVKAAAKQDPLGVSQRLNAELRAFLSPWIFRPDEARGLAWPTNSQEVLRFIQARPYVSSVLSFSCSLGSEQTRKWPGTPDSPWLLRVSAWQHDLKALSFG